The genomic interval CTCAGCGGAGAAATTCCTGTTCGAAGGTGTGCAGAGCTTCAGTGTCGAGATGTTCGAGCGAACCGGCAACCGCGACGCCGCCGTCGAGCATGGTCTCGCCTGCAAACGCCGGCTGCATCGCCTTCGCATGGAGGAATTCGCGGAAACGCGCCGCCTCATTCCTGATCCACGTCACAGCACTCTCGGCGATCGACATCACGGAGAGGTTTGCCGCGAGCTGATCCGGCGCCACCGAAAACAACCAGCCCTCATCATATGGATTCGCGTCGATGAGCGCAGGGTTGTCGATCACATCGCGGTTGATCGCGATCACGGTGCCCGAAACCGGGGCGACAAGAGACAAAGCACGTCCGCCGCGGGACAGTGTGATCACGGGATCTCCCTGATTCACCTTCTGGCCGATGAATGGCAGTGTAACGTTCTCGATTGTGCCGAGCGCCTTCTGAATAAAATCATCAACACCAACAACCACATCGTCGCCGCCGCTCATGCGCGCCCACGTGTGCGCAGGATGGAAAAATATACCCTTGGGCATACGGACCACATCCGACGCCGCTCCCTGCGCCTTCAGGACGGGCGACATCAGCGGATACTTCTTGTGGCGGATCTGAATTACCAGATCGATCGTCAACAGGGTGACGACAAACAGGATGACGAATAATGCTACCATGACTGTGCTCCTAGAGGGTGTGTAAGTGCGTGTGGTGAATTTCTCATCAGATAACTGTTGAAATCATCCGCAATAAGCGCACCAGACTCGTTTGTCTCTTTTTCCGCATTTTTCAACACTTTTTTCTTACATCCCGACCGTTGACAATTCAGCGACTGTTGGATAATTCATCGGGAATCCAAAGGGGATTTATAAACCGAATGAAAATATTCACATATACAAAAAACGGTGCCGTTGAAATTATCAACGGCACCGTTGTGATATTCATCAGTACGTCAGGCGGATCTGAAGAGATAGAGGAACTTCCGGGGGAAGCGAACGGGCAGCAGACGAAGCACGGTGGTGAGTGGTCGCGTCAGAGCTAAGCGAGGGAATAATGCCATGAGCCGGAAATGTGTGAGGTAGGGTCCCTCTACCGAACACGTGCCATCGGGCTGCATGGCCAGAATATCAGCCCAGGAATGATAGACCCAGGAGTCCGTTCGCGAGTGCCCGCCGGAAAGATCGCTGTCGCCGACGAAAGCGACGACACCACCCGGAGCGAGGAGCAACACCATTCGGCGTATATAGTCTCGCACGTTTTCAATATCACGTGTATTCATCACACTCATGCCCAGCGAGAAGATGCAGTCGAATCTCTCGTTTGTTTCAAACGACAGCGCATCGGCGGCGATGAAGCCGACCTGCGGGAAGCGTTGCTCCGCGATTGCGATTGCACGTGCACTGATGTCGATTCCCGTCACCGTGCAGCCCGCCTCGTGAAACAGGCCGGAGTAATACCCTGTGCCGCAGCCTACATCGAGAACCCGCGCACCGGCTTTCAAACCGCAGATACCCATGATGGAGCGAACCGCCCCCATTGAAACTGCTCGGGGATAATAGGCGAATTCCGACGTGTTATAGAAATCGTCGTACTGCTCGCGAAGTCTGTCGGTATCTTTGCCGCCGCTGTTCATTCGTCGCGCGAAAAGTGAGTGGAAAGCCGGTTGTTTCCAAACGTGTGAAGTGGGATTTTGTAACACTTCGCGGTGCACGCCGGTATTAGGCCGATCCGTGCTGCCGTCCGCGCACGCCATTCCGATACTCCCGCCTGTCTCATTCCCCGGGGTTTCCCATGAGAACCATGTTCGACCGCATCATTCTTGCGTGCTGTATAACGCTCGCTCTCGCCGCCGCCTCGTTTGCGCAGAAGGG from Ignavibacteriota bacterium carries:
- a CDS encoding glycine cleavage system protein H — protein: MVALFVILFVVTLLTIDLVIQIRHKKYPLMSPVLKAQGAASDVVRMPKGIFFHPAHTWARMSGGDDVVVGVDDFIQKALGTIENVTLPFIGQKVNQGDPVITLSRGGRALSLVAPVSGTVIAINRDVIDNPALIDANPYDEGWLFSVAPDQLAANLSVMSIAESAVTWIRNEAARFREFLHAKAMQPAFAGETMLDGGVAVAGSLEHLDTEALHTFEQEFLR
- a CDS encoding class I SAM-dependent methyltransferase; translated protein: MNSGGKDTDRLREQYDDFYNTSEFAYYPRAVSMGAVRSIMGICGLKAGARVLDVGCGTGYYSGLFHEAGCTVTGIDISARAIAIAEQRFPQVGFIAADALSFETNERFDCIFSLGMSVMNTRDIENVRDYIRRMVLLLAPGGVVAFVGDSDLSGGHSRTDSWVYHSWADILAMQPDGTCSVEGPYLTHFRLMALFPRLALTRPLTTVLRLLPVRFPRKFLYLFRSA